A genomic stretch from Echeneis naucrates chromosome 6, fEcheNa1.1, whole genome shotgun sequence includes:
- the s100t gene encoding S100 calcium binding protein T: MSMPNSENASTLENAMQLMIQTFHKYSGNEGDKYTLSRAELKEMLTTELGNYLGNAQDKEAVDKVMGDLDSNNDGEVDFTEFIILVGALTVACNDFFLEYNEKQEKKK; this comes from the exons ATGTCCATGCCCAACTCAGAGAACGCCTCCACCCTGGAGAACGCCATGCAGCTCATGATCCAGACCTTTCATAAGTACTCTGGAAACGAGGGGGACAAATACACACTGAGCAGGGCTGAGCTCAAAGAAATGCTCACCACAGAGCTTGGCAACTACCTCGGG AATGCCCAGGATAAGGAGGCAGTGGACAAAGTTATGGGAGATCTGGACTCCAACAATGATGGGGAGGTAGATTTCACCGAGTTTATCATACTGGTCGGAGCGCTTACTGTTGCCTGCAATGACTTCTTCCTGGAGTACAATGAAaagcaagagaagaagaagtga
- the LOC115045048 gene encoding protein S100-A1: MESAIKTVVTTFLSSTRGKENLDGKSFKKLVERQLGGIMEDTNSSSAIKEMQRGLDENSDGKISFQEYLTLIGYVANSLSQSKSGSNADAS; encoded by the exons ATGGAGTCAGCCATTAAGACGGTGGTGACCACATTTCTCAGCTCTACCAGGGGGAAGGAGAACCTAGACGGGAAATCCTTCAAGAAACTGGTGGAGCGACAGCTCGGTGGCATCATGGAG gaCACAAACAGCTCCTCCGCCATTAAGGAGATGCAGCGGGGACTGGACGAGAACAGCGATGGAAAGATCAGCTTCCAGGAATACCTCACTCTGATTGGCTACGTGGCCAACTCCCTCAGTCAGAGCAAGAGTGGATCCAATGCAGACGCATCATAG
- the LOC115045475 gene encoding protein S100-A11-like, which produces MESAVSVLVSQFKAHAGSDGSPDTLSRDEFHKLVKSELPNFVKNADDPAVVDQLMSSLDNDSDGELSFLEFWQLIGHLASKHGGFSQ; this is translated from the exons ATGGAGTCTGCTGTTAGTGTGCTGGTGTCCCAGTTCAAGGCGCATGCTGGCAGCGATGGTTCCCCAGACACGCTGAGCAGGGACGAGTTCCACAAACTGGTCAAATCTGAGCTGCCGAACTTTGTTAAG AATGCTGACGACCCTGCTGTTGTTGACCAGCTGATGAGCTCATTGGACAACGACAGTGATGGAGAGCTCAGCTTCCTGGAGTTCTGGCAGCTGATTGGGCATCTTGCAAGCAAGCATGGGGGGTTCAGCCAATAG